From the Pedobacter cryoconitis genome, one window contains:
- a CDS encoding class I lanthipeptide — translation MKKIKLNSERLRLKKEKVASLTTDQMGKVYGGIPETTATRRFCCDFSDVICPEVP, via the coding sequence ATGAAAAAAATTAAATTAAATTCAGAAAGATTGCGCCTTAAAAAAGAAAAAGTTGCTTCTTTAACTACTGATCAAATGGGTAAAGTTTATGGTGGAATACCAGAAACAACTGCTACAAGAAGATTTTGCTGTGACTTTTCAGATGTGATCTGCCCTGAAGTGCCTTAG
- a CDS encoding winged helix-turn-helix transcriptional regulator → MYQRKIPIDYECGLSVAMEVVGSKWKFCLLDEIAKGTTRPRDLVNAINGITKRVLQKQLSELELHGLLGKTIYAEVPLRVEYFLTESGRSILPLVSAVDKWGLSFAPQLKNIIEKGQIEI, encoded by the coding sequence ATGTATCAACGAAAAATTCCAATTGATTATGAATGTGGCCTTAGTGTGGCTATGGAAGTAGTGGGCTCTAAATGGAAATTTTGTTTACTTGATGAAATTGCAAAAGGGACAACGCGTCCCAGGGATCTGGTTAATGCCATCAATGGAATTACCAAAAGGGTCTTGCAAAAACAATTGAGTGAATTGGAATTACATGGGCTCCTGGGAAAAACAATTTATGCAGAAGTTCCATTAAGAGTGGAATACTTTCTAACTGAATCAGGAAGATCTATATTACCTCTGGTTTCGGCTGTCGATAAATGGGGATTAAGTTTTGCACCGCAGCTAAAAAATATAATAGAAAAAGGACAGATAGAAATATAA
- a CDS encoding class I lanthipeptide, whose product MKKIKLNSERLRLKKEKVASLTTDQMGKVYGGLPVTTLTRQFCCHITDPVICSLEP is encoded by the coding sequence ATGAAAAAAATTAAATTGAATTCAGAAAGACTTCGTTTGAAGAAAGAAAAAGTTGCTTCATTGACTACAGATCAAATGGGTAAAGTTTATGGTGGATTACCAGTGACAACGCTGACAAGACAATTCTGCTGCCACATCACAGATCCAGTAATCTGCTCTCTTGAACCTTAA
- a CDS encoding sensor histidine kinase translates to MKKNDSDELIIANREIVLQNKEIESRAAELIIANKELLFQNEEKENRAAELVIANKELAFQNEEKENRAAELIIANKELAFQNEEKENRAAELIIANKELAFQNEEKEKRAEELSIANRELKNAQDDIRKLNDELEQKVIERTAQLESVNKELESFSYSVSHDLRAPIRAINGYTKILKEDYAETFDADGVKILQAIISNSKKMGELIDDLLAFSKLGRKQVTVSDIQMTGLVNMVREELLFEDDENIPEFEMGTLPNAKGDKSLIKQVWINLISNAVKYSRNKTQTKIEIGAYTKDNLIVYYVKDYGAGFDMQYYDKLFGVFQRLHSQEEFEGTGIGLAIVQKIVQRHNGTVWAESKVDEGSCFYFSLLA, encoded by the coding sequence ATGAAAAAAAACGATTCTGATGAATTAATCATTGCGAACAGAGAGATCGTCCTTCAAAACAAGGAAATCGAAAGCCGGGCAGCGGAACTGATCATTGCGAACAAGGAGTTGCTTTTTCAAAATGAAGAGAAGGAAAACCGGGCAGCAGAATTGGTTATTGCGAATAAAGAGCTTGCTTTTCAGAACGAAGAAAAAGAAAACCGGGCAGCAGAGCTGATCATCGCCAATAAGGAGCTTGCTTTTCAGAATGAAGAAAAAGAAAACCGGGCAGCTGAACTGATCATCGCCAATAAGGAACTTGCTTTTCAGAATGAAGAGAAAGAAAAAAGAGCTGAAGAACTCAGTATAGCGAACAGGGAACTTAAAAATGCACAGGATGATATTCGTAAATTAAATGACGAATTAGAGCAAAAAGTAATTGAACGTACGGCACAATTGGAGTCTGTGAACAAAGAACTAGAATCTTTTTCTTATTCTGTATCACACGATTTACGCGCACCGATCAGAGCGATCAATGGCTATACGAAAATTCTGAAGGAAGATTATGCGGAAACATTCGATGCAGATGGAGTAAAAATCCTTCAGGCTATCATCAGTAATTCAAAAAAGATGGGCGAACTGATTGATGATTTACTCGCATTTTCAAAACTTGGAAGGAAACAGGTTACTGTATCTGATATTCAAATGACCGGTCTGGTGAATATGGTTCGGGAAGAATTATTGTTCGAAGATGATGAAAATATACCTGAATTTGAAATGGGCACACTTCCAAATGCTAAAGGGGACAAATCTCTGATTAAACAGGTATGGATCAACCTCATTTCCAATGCTGTTAAATATTCCAGAAATAAAACACAAACTAAGATTGAAATCGGTGCTTATACCAAAGACAATCTCATTGTATATTATGTAAAAGACTACGGAGCTGGATTTGATATGCAATATTATGATAAGCTTTTCGGGGTTTTTCAAAGATTGCATTCTCAGGAAGAGTTTGAGGGCACAGGCATAGGTCTGGCCATAGTGCAAAAAATAGTGCAGCGCCATAATGGAACAGTCTGGGCCGAATCAAAAGTAGATGAGGGGTCGTGTTTCTATTTTAGTCTGCTGGCATAA
- a CDS encoding ferritin-like domain-containing protein, which yields MSVSEKTISTLNDLTEINNDRVAGFEKAIADIKDENIDLKAVFLKYSEQSRKFSQELTAIVAGYGEDVETGNSVSGTLHRAWIDVKSLFGGSDRASILSEAERGEDAIKAAYKLALEEGELSADALETVTRQAGDIKSAHDAIKVLRDAAKAVS from the coding sequence ATGAGCGTATCAGAAAAAACAATATCAACTTTAAACGATCTTACAGAAATCAACAATGACCGTGTAGCGGGATTTGAAAAAGCAATTGCAGACATCAAGGATGAAAATATCGACTTGAAAGCAGTATTTCTGAAATACAGTGAGCAAAGCCGCAAATTCAGCCAGGAACTTACTGCAATTGTAGCAGGTTACGGAGAAGATGTAGAAACTGGTAATAGTGTATCAGGTACTTTACACCGTGCCTGGATCGATGTTAAATCTTTATTTGGCGGCAGCGACCGTGCAAGTATCCTTTCAGAAGCTGAAAGAGGTGAAGATGCAATTAAAGCAGCTTACAAACTGGCTCTGGAAGAAGGAGAATTAAGCGCTGACGCGTTAGAAACAGTAACCAGACAAGCTGGAGATATTAAATCTGCACATGATGCGATTAAAGTCCTTCGTGATGCAGCGAAAGCAGTAAGCTAG
- a CDS encoding class I lanthipeptide, with amino-acid sequence MKKIKLNSERLRLKKEKVASLTTEQMGKVYGGIPVTTITRRFCCDLSDSICPVEP; translated from the coding sequence ATGAAAAAAATTAAATTAAACTCAGAAAGACTACGTCTGAAAAAAGAAAAAGTTGCTTCATTGACCACGGAGCAAATGGGTAAAGTTTATGGTGGAATACCAGTTACGACTATTACCAGAAGATTCTGCTGCGACCTGTCAGATTCGATCTGTCCTGTTGAGCCTTAG
- a CDS encoding class I lanthipeptide, with protein sequence MKKIKLNSERLRLKKEKVASLTTGEMSKIYGGVIPPITLVTRRICCEFTDIAMCGVEPVGN encoded by the coding sequence ATGAAAAAAATTAAATTGAATTCAGAAAGACTGCGCCTGAAAAAGGAAAAAGTTGCTTCATTGACAACAGGAGAAATGAGTAAAATTTATGGTGGAGTAATCCCACCAATTACACTTGTTACCAGGAGAATCTGTTGTGAATTTACAGATATAGCAATGTGCGGTGTTGAACCCGTAGGCAATTAA
- a CDS encoding class I lanthipeptide encodes MKKIKLNSERLRLKKEKVASLTTDQMGKVYGGIPLTTITRKFCCDFTDILICPVEP; translated from the coding sequence ATGAAAAAAATTAAATTGAATTCAGAAAGACTACGCCTGAAAAAGGAAAAAGTTGCTTCATTGACTACAGATCAAATGGGTAAAGTTTATGGTGGAATACCATTAACGACTATTACCAGGAAATTCTGCTGCGACTTTACAGATATTTTAATCTGTCCAGTTGAACCTTAG
- a CDS encoding sensor histidine kinase, with the protein MNKKTFKISNKIIWLSSLLLGILTSVPKIAEHHFNPYEALVDSTVTFLFAVLIWYYNILTLPVYSSKDVSNGFSVMRLVKGLFFGIAVMFILACIQQYLLSHLNFGPVMLMFEVRGILVNIAFYMFLHLLHQSYQNQQVGIELERTKADNLGAQYELLKQQVNPHFLFNSLNTLKYMVESEDEHSVDFILKLSNFYRFTLESRKLDLIRLAEELEILDAYVFLLKARFEEGIDLSIDINPDYEQSLIPPFTLQLLVENCIKHNIVSFDKPLKIKLYSEKDILVVENRLQLKTTREISTGLGLENINQRYTHLLNKAIEIQVSETLFSIKLPIIYENNHH; encoded by the coding sequence ATGAATAAGAAAACATTTAAGATTTCGAATAAAATAATATGGCTTAGCTCTCTTCTATTAGGCATATTAACGTCTGTTCCAAAAATTGCCGAACATCATTTTAACCCTTATGAAGCACTGGTCGATTCCACTGTAACCTTTCTGTTTGCAGTGCTGATCTGGTATTATAATATCCTTACGCTTCCGGTTTATTCTTCAAAGGATGTAAGTAATGGTTTTTCTGTTATGCGTTTGGTTAAGGGCTTATTTTTCGGGATCGCAGTGATGTTTATCCTGGCTTGTATCCAGCAATATCTGTTATCACATCTGAATTTTGGCCCGGTGATGTTAATGTTTGAAGTGAGGGGTATCCTGGTCAATATTGCTTTTTATATGTTTCTTCATCTTTTACATCAGAGTTATCAAAATCAACAGGTAGGTATAGAGCTGGAAAGAACTAAAGCAGATAATCTTGGTGCACAATATGAACTGCTTAAACAGCAGGTAAATCCACATTTCTTGTTCAATAGCCTGAACACCTTAAAATATATGGTGGAGAGTGAGGATGAGCATAGTGTAGATTTTATCCTTAAACTTTCTAACTTTTACCGGTTTACGCTGGAAAGCCGTAAACTTGACCTGATCAGGCTTGCTGAAGAACTGGAAATACTGGATGCTTATGTGTTCCTGTTGAAGGCGCGCTTTGAAGAGGGAATTGATCTTTCTATTGATATCAATCCGGATTATGAGCAGTCTCTTATCCCTCCTTTTACGCTTCAGCTTCTGGTTGAAAATTGTATCAAGCATAACATTGTATCTTTTGATAAGCCCCTTAAAATCAAATTATACTCAGAAAAGGATATACTGGTTGTTGAAAACAGGCTTCAGCTGAAAACTACCCGCGAAATTTCCACGGGACTGGGATTAGAGAACATTAATCAGCGCTATACACATCTTTTAAATAAGGCAATCGAAATACAGGTCAGTGAAACCTTATTCAGTATCAAACTCCCTATTATCTATGAAAATAATCATCATTGA
- a CDS encoding winged helix-turn-helix transcriptional regulator — protein MKSAEKIERDQKQEVQALKDTLYVLGGKWKLPIINSICNGNKRFREIERSIPGITTRMLSRELKNMELNNLVKRTVDRDADIQVIYESTDYCKSFGPIILEMIKWGTAHRKIIAGKDPAGK, from the coding sequence ATGAAATCTGCTGAAAAAATTGAAAGAGATCAAAAACAAGAGGTGCAAGCACTAAAAGATACACTTTACGTACTCGGAGGGAAATGGAAACTCCCAATTATCAATTCCATATGTAATGGCAATAAACGCTTCAGGGAAATAGAAAGAAGTATTCCCGGCATTACGACAAGGATGTTGTCCAGGGAGCTGAAAAATATGGAGCTGAATAACCTGGTGAAAAGAACTGTTGACAGAGATGCAGATATCCAGGTGATTTATGAATCTACAGACTACTGTAAATCATTTGGCCCAATTATCCTGGAGATGATCAAATGGGGGACAGCACACAGGAAAATTATAGCAGGAAAAGATCCGGCCGGTAAATAA
- a CDS encoding LytR/AlgR family response regulator transcription factor, with amino-acid sequence MKIIIIEDELKAAKSLANMISKLRPAATIIAQLQSIESAVSYFSEHEQPDLIFMDIQLSDGLSFEILKSVKIQCPVIFCTAYGEYSMDAIKANGIDYLLKPFSKEELNAAFEKVENFKNFFQQHSQPDLDGLLKKIGLDEGKKSFLVFKNNKYLTIQTEIIAFIYIRNDSATLMTFQGQEYAITQSMDQVQSLLSSKQFFRLNRQYLINFSAIKEVEHYFDRKLFVNLVIPSPDKLLIGKEKTSGFLSWLENR; translated from the coding sequence ATGAAAATAATCATCATTGAAGACGAGCTTAAAGCAGCAAAATCATTGGCTAATATGATTTCCAAATTAAGACCTGCGGCTACAATTATTGCGCAGCTGCAAAGTATTGAGAGTGCAGTCAGTTATTTTTCTGAGCATGAGCAGCCCGATCTTATTTTCATGGATATTCAGCTTTCTGATGGTCTTTCTTTCGAAATCTTAAAATCGGTTAAAATCCAGTGCCCTGTCATCTTCTGTACTGCCTATGGTGAATATTCAATGGACGCGATCAAAGCAAATGGAATTGATTATTTACTGAAGCCTTTTTCTAAGGAAGAGTTGAATGCGGCTTTTGAAAAAGTAGAGAATTTCAAAAACTTTTTTCAGCAGCATTCCCAGCCTGATTTAGATGGATTACTAAAGAAGATTGGCCTGGATGAAGGAAAGAAAAGCTTCCTGGTTTTTAAAAACAACAAGTATCTGACTATACAAACAGAAATTATTGCTTTTATTTATATCAGGAACGATTCTGCTACGTTGATGACTTTTCAAGGTCAGGAATATGCAATCACGCAGTCTATGGATCAGGTACAGAGCTTACTTTCATCCAAACAATTTTTCAGGTTAAACAGACAGTACCTGATCAACTTTAGTGCGATTAAAGAAGTAGAGCATTATTTCGACAGGAAACTATTTGTTAACCTGGTTATTCCCAGCCCTGATAAGTTACTGATCGGTAAAGAAAAGACGAGTGGTTTTTTAAGCTGGCTTGAAAACAGATAA
- a CDS encoding heme-binding domain-containing protein, whose protein sequence is MKLSKRHKIIAVMLTICLTIIIIVSLTNARAISNPPVTGEIQVPPGVKQIFERACYNCHSNETQLQWYDKLPIISSVVARDVTEARKHINFSEWASLSPADQKVTLWEICNMVNAGKMPLKSYTTFHPSAKVSSAELSVLKSYLYTLKITPVEDTSRINSAIIQYRQWQKKQVVQQTVPVSVNGIKHMPEYRNWQVMSTTSRFDNGTMRVMYANPIAAQAIRDKNINPWPQGAVIVKVVWEKLEDKEGNIRPGKFINIQYMVRDKEKFSATEGWGFARFDTPGLKPYGTLASFKKCIACHQAVKPTGFVFDLSTKK, encoded by the coding sequence ATGAAACTTTCAAAACGACACAAAATCATAGCGGTAATGCTAACCATATGCTTAACTATTATCATAATTGTCTCCTTAACTAATGCGCGCGCCATATCTAATCCGCCCGTTACCGGTGAAATTCAGGTTCCACCGGGGGTTAAGCAGATCTTTGAGCGTGCCTGCTACAACTGTCATTCTAACGAAACTCAACTGCAATGGTATGATAAACTACCAATTATTTCTTCTGTAGTAGCCAGGGATGTTACAGAAGCCAGAAAGCATATTAATTTTTCCGAATGGGCCAGCTTATCTCCGGCCGATCAGAAGGTTACACTTTGGGAGATCTGTAATATGGTGAATGCCGGTAAAATGCCGTTAAAATCTTATACCACCTTCCACCCTTCAGCAAAAGTTTCTTCAGCAGAGCTTTCTGTTTTAAAAAGCTATCTCTATACTTTGAAAATCACGCCTGTAGAAGATACCAGCAGAATAAACAGCGCGATTATCCAGTATCGTCAATGGCAAAAGAAGCAAGTTGTTCAGCAGACGGTTCCGGTTTCTGTAAATGGAATCAAGCACATGCCTGAGTACAGAAACTGGCAGGTCATGAGTACGACCTCCCGTTTTGACAATGGAACAATGCGTGTGATGTATGCAAATCCGATCGCAGCTCAGGCCATCAGAGATAAAAATATCAATCCATGGCCGCAAGGCGCTGTGATTGTAAAAGTAGTCTGGGAAAAACTAGAAGATAAAGAAGGAAATATCCGTCCGGGAAAATTTATAAATATCCAATATATGGTTAGGGATAAAGAAAAATTCAGTGCTACAGAAGGGTGGGGCTTTGCAAGATTCGATACACCAGGATTAAAACCTTACGGTACACTGGCAAGCTTTAAAAAATGTATCGCTTGTCACCAGGCCGTAAAGCCAACAGGATTCGTGTTTGATTTATCCACTAAAAAATAA
- a CDS encoding ATP-binding protein, whose amino-acid sequence MALNLKILILEDNESDADLLKRELKKSGLNFTAEIVQTRTTFENVLNSFDPDLILSDYSLPSFDAAEAFQIKQNKHPHIPFIIISGTIGEENAVELIKAGVTDYVSKSKLFTLSTKINRALNDTQARKEKLITDEKLKVINQELLELNQELEARVTRRTEALAESESRFRSMMETIPQIAWTNTIKGDVVFYNQRWYDYTGFNDQQTRALGFKAVVHPDDLKIGFDQFSSILKTGNGGEFQIRVKRADELYRWHLIRLMPIMDQQGLMQLWVGTATDIQELRLLQQYKDDFIIIASHELKTPITSLRGSLQLLDRIKDNPPAGALPKLIGQANRGLEKVNTLIEDLLNSSMANQGQLHIRQQHFNLSEVIKDCYQDIIRDGLYTVSIEGDMEIEVYADHVRIEQIVANFINNAIKYAPESKEIRIRIDKADTVVKVSVIDKGPGIPPEKLRYVFDRYYRAESSGSHYTGLGLGLYICSEIIKKHNGQIGAESELGKGSTFWFTLPVE is encoded by the coding sequence ATGGCACTAAATCTTAAAATACTTATTCTTGAAGATAACGAAAGTGATGCTGATCTGCTTAAACGTGAGTTAAAAAAATCAGGACTGAACTTTACGGCTGAAATTGTCCAGACACGTACAACTTTTGAAAACGTACTGAACAGTTTCGATCCCGATCTTATCTTATCGGATTACTCACTCCCATCTTTTGATGCGGCTGAGGCATTCCAAATCAAACAGAATAAACATCCTCATATTCCATTTATCATTATTTCCGGTACAATTGGAGAGGAGAATGCTGTGGAGCTGATTAAGGCTGGAGTAACCGACTATGTTTCTAAAAGTAAGCTATTTACATTATCCACAAAGATTAACAGAGCGCTAAATGATACGCAGGCACGAAAAGAAAAATTAATCACTGATGAAAAGTTAAAAGTTATCAATCAGGAGCTTTTAGAACTAAATCAGGAGCTGGAAGCAAGGGTTACGCGCCGTACTGAAGCCCTTGCTGAAAGTGAAAGCCGGTTCCGCAGTATGATGGAAACAATTCCACAGATTGCCTGGACAAATACAATTAAAGGAGATGTCGTTTTCTATAATCAGCGATGGTATGATTATACCGGGTTCAACGATCAGCAGACAAGAGCTCTGGGCTTTAAAGCAGTAGTCCACCCTGATGACCTGAAAATTGGTTTTGACCAGTTCAGTTCTATCCTTAAAACTGGTAATGGTGGTGAGTTTCAAATCCGTGTAAAACGGGCAGATGAGCTTTACAGATGGCACCTGATCCGCTTAATGCCGATTATGGATCAACAAGGATTGATGCAGCTTTGGGTAGGTACAGCGACAGATATACAGGAACTCAGGTTACTGCAACAGTATAAAGACGATTTTATCATTATTGCCAGTCACGAGCTTAAGACACCGATAACCAGTTTAAGAGGATCTCTTCAGCTTTTGGATAGAATTAAGGATAATCCTCCTGCGGGTGCTTTGCCAAAATTGATCGGGCAGGCAAACAGAGGCTTGGAAAAAGTAAATACGCTTATCGAAGATCTGCTGAATTCCAGCATGGCCAATCAGGGTCAGCTTCATATCCGTCAGCAGCATTTCAATCTTTCGGAAGTGATTAAGGATTGTTATCAGGACATCATCAGAGATGGCCTATATACAGTCAGTATTGAAGGTGACATGGAAATAGAGGTCTATGCTGATCATGTACGAATAGAACAGATAGTTGCTAATTTTATTAATAATGCGATAAAATATGCTCCTGAATCAAAAGAAATACGCATCCGAATAGATAAGGCTGATACCGTAGTCAAAGTATCAGTGATTGACAAAGGCCCGGGTATTCCACCAGAAAAACTTCGGTATGTTTTTGACCGTTATTACCGTGCAGAAAGTTCTGGAAGCCACTATACAGGTTTGGGACTTGGACTTTATATTTGCTCAGAAATCATTAAAAAACATAATGGCCAGATCGGAGCTGAAAGTGAATTAGGTAAGGGCAGTACTTTCTGGTTTACATTGCCTGTTGAGTAA
- a CDS encoding lanthionine synthetase LanC family protein codes for MKDEIQTILDKIYLSLKTHDYYQPSLLDGEAGYCLFDQFYISYTGIDAVNHADNVEDFENNLQTLSEDSIGCPSPFFSSGKAGVNWFFSYLKAKDVLDEENWEILCDDDPELFEQAILYLKDGNYDFLHGSIGIAYHSLYAQTNQYTTFQETFFQLLYKLAYQSPDKMFIAHFDLTNLVPVPNKINLGMAHGLISVLKFCLQCYQKNICSVAAKKLALDIADLFRSTINRNTNNSLFPNILMLDEPAKGYSRVGWCYGDLSIGFVLYQAGVVFEDTALKDLGTEILIHTSKRRSEEQTMVRDAGICHGSAGIAHVYNKMWHYTKNPVFKEACDFWIQQTLDFSIHPDGYAGFKSYSPDASGKYTNSYGLLNGISGIGLVLLSYLTGDFSWDYCIMLND; via the coding sequence ATGAAAGACGAAATTCAAACTATACTTGATAAAATATATTTATCACTCAAAACCCATGATTATTATCAGCCATCGCTCCTTGACGGAGAAGCAGGATATTGTCTTTTCGACCAGTTTTATATCAGCTATACTGGTATCGATGCGGTAAACCACGCTGACAATGTAGAGGATTTCGAAAATAATCTCCAAACACTTTCTGAAGATTCAATTGGTTGTCCCAGTCCTTTCTTTTCCTCTGGTAAAGCAGGGGTTAACTGGTTTTTTTCCTATTTAAAAGCTAAGGATGTATTAGACGAAGAGAACTGGGAAATACTATGCGATGATGACCCTGAATTATTTGAGCAGGCTATTCTTTACCTGAAAGATGGAAATTATGACTTTCTTCATGGTTCCATCGGAATAGCTTACCATTCATTATATGCGCAAACAAATCAATACACTACATTTCAGGAAACATTTTTTCAGCTGCTGTATAAGCTTGCCTATCAGTCACCAGATAAAATGTTTATTGCCCATTTTGATCTGACCAATCTAGTACCTGTACCCAATAAAATTAACCTGGGTATGGCACACGGTTTAATCAGTGTTTTAAAATTCTGTCTGCAATGTTATCAAAAGAATATCTGTTCTGTAGCTGCTAAAAAACTGGCACTGGATATCGCAGACCTGTTCAGGTCAACTATCAACAGAAATACCAATAACAGCCTGTTCCCTAATATATTGATGCTCGATGAGCCGGCAAAAGGATACAGTCGTGTGGGATGGTGTTATGGAGACTTAAGCATAGGTTTTGTACTCTACCAGGCCGGGGTGGTTTTTGAAGACACTGCCCTGAAAGATTTGGGTACAGAAATACTTATACATACCTCCAAAAGAAGAAGTGAAGAACAAACTATGGTCAGGGACGCCGGGATTTGTCATGGCAGTGCAGGTATAGCTCATGTTTACAATAAAATGTGGCATTACACTAAAAACCCTGTTTTCAAAGAAGCCTGCGACTTTTGGATACAGCAAACATTAGACTTTTCCATCCACCCGGATGGCTATGCAGGTTTCAAATCCTATTCACCAGATGCCAGTGGAAAATATACAAACTCTTATGGATTATTAAATGGAATAAGTGGAATTGGATTGGTACTTCTCAGCTACCTCACCGGAGATTTTAGCTGGGATTACTGCATCATGCTTAATGATTAA
- a CDS encoding lmo0937 family membrane protein, with product MGNLLYIVAVILILLWIFGFFFNGFGPGAGGLIHVLLVIAVIAIILKVINRAS from the coding sequence ATGGGAAATCTACTTTACATCGTCGCCGTAATATTAATCTTATTATGGATTTTCGGATTCTTTTTTAACGGCTTCGGACCAGGTGCCGGTGGCTTAATACATGTGCTTTTAGTGATTGCCGTAATCGCAATTATACTCAAAGTAATTAATAGAGCATCTTAA
- a CDS encoding cupin domain-containing protein: MEIKRSGSQPSGKGPAEYFTGSVRIDPLISPPEPSRVAMALVTFEPGARTAWHTHPFGQTLIVTSGSGWVQREGGTREDIHQGDVVYFLPAEKHWHGATNTTAMSHIAIQEKLDGSPVDWMEQVTDEQYNN, translated from the coding sequence ATGGAAATTAAACGTAGTGGCTCGCAGCCTTCAGGTAAAGGTCCCGCAGAATATTTTACCGGATCAGTAAGGATCGATCCATTGATCAGTCCGCCGGAACCATCCCGTGTGGCAATGGCACTTGTAACTTTTGAACCTGGGGCACGCACCGCATGGCATACCCATCCTTTCGGACAAACGTTAATCGTGACTTCAGGATCAGGTTGGGTGCAACGTGAGGGCGGTACAAGAGAAGACATTCATCAAGGCGATGTGGTCTACTTTTTGCCTGCTGAAAAACATTGGCATGGAGCTACTAATACTACTGCGATGAGCCATATAGCCATTCAGGAAAAGCTGGACGGCTCACCAGTCGATTGGATGGAGCAGGTAACCGACGAACAGTACAATAATTAA
- a CDS encoding response regulator produces MSYHNVEILFVEDSTDDAALTIRALKKSGFTHKLYHVINGAEALDFIYCKGAYADRSDKEFPKLILLDLKMPKVSGLQVLEKLKADQHLKSIPIVMLTSSNEGPDIEKCFALGANSYIVKPVDSDNFFNAVKEIGLYWMVLSQPAH; encoded by the coding sequence ATGAGCTATCATAACGTTGAAATTTTATTTGTTGAAGACAGTACTGATGATGCTGCATTAACTATTCGTGCGCTTAAAAAAAGTGGCTTTACCCATAAGCTATACCATGTTATTAATGGTGCAGAAGCATTGGATTTTATTTATTGCAAAGGAGCTTATGCAGATAGAAGCGATAAAGAATTTCCCAAACTTATCTTACTGGATTTAAAAATGCCTAAGGTATCTGGTTTACAAGTACTGGAAAAATTAAAAGCGGATCAGCATCTTAAATCTATCCCTATTGTAATGTTAACATCATCCAATGAAGGCCCGGATATTGAAAAATGTTTCGCGCTGGGTGCAAATAGTTATATCGTTAAACCAGTTGACAGTGATAACTTTTTTAATGCGGTAAAAGAGATCGGTTTATACTGGATGGTTTTAAGCCAGCCAGCACATTAA